In Parabacteroides timonensis, the genomic stretch CCCAACCAACCTGAAATCTTTCTGTGGCGGTTTCATCAATATGGTATTCATCGTTTCAAGTATGTTGAGCGGTGCGTGTGCGACTCCCGAGTTTCTGATGTATATGAATTATTTTGTCGGATTGGAATATGGAAAGGATTATTACCGACATGCCGACGATGTGGTAGACTTGTCCAGTAAGCAACGAACGATAGACAAAATGATTACAGACTGTTTCGAACAAATAGTCTATTCCATCAACCAGCCTACCGGAGCCAGAAACTTCCAGGCTGTCTTTTGGAACATCGCCTATTATGACAAGTATTATTTCAACAGCCTTTTCGAGAATTTTGTATTCCCTGACGGCAGCAAACCCGATTGGGATTCGTTAAACTGGCTGCAAAAGCGGTTCATGAAATGGTTCAACAAAGAACGTACCCGTAATATTCTGACTTTTCCTGTTGAAACAATGGCACTCCTGTCAAAAGACGGAGATGTACTCGATAAGGAATACGGTGATTTTACAGCCGAGATGTATGCCGAAGGACATTCTTTCTTTACCTACATGAGCGATAATGCCGATTCGTTAAGTAGTTGCTGCCGTTTGCGCAACGAAATACAGGACAACGGTTTCAGTTATACACTGGGAGCCGGAGGTGTATCTACCGGTTCTAAAAGTGTATTGACAATCAACCTGAACCGTTGTATCCAGCATGCCGTGAAGTCCGGTATACTTTATCCGTTCTTCCTGGAAGAAGTGATCGACCTGGTGCATAAAGTCCAGTTGGCCTACAATGAGAACCTGAAACAATTACAGGCCAAAGGTATGTTGCCTCTGTTCGATGCCGGTTATATCAATATGAATCGCCAGTATCTTACAATCGGGGTGAACGGATTGGTTGAAGCCGCCCAGTTTATGGGAATCGAAATCAACGACAATCCCAAATATGAAGCATTTGTACAGGAAATACTCGGCATGGTAGAGAAGTACAACAAAAAGTACCGTAGTAAGGAAGTATTGTTCAACTGCGAAATGATCCCTGCTGAAAATGTAGGAGTAAAACATGCCAAATGGGATAAAGAAGCAGGTTATCAGACATTCCGCGATTGCTATAACAGCTATTTCTATATCGTGGAAGATACGACACTCAACGTTGTCGACAAATTCCGCATCCACGGCCGACGTTATATCGAACATCTGACCGGTGGCTCGGCACTCCACATGAACCTGGAAGAGCATCTGAGCAAAGAACAATACCGTCAGTTACTGCGTGTCTCAGCTATAGAGGGGTGTAATTATTTTACATTCAACATACCTAATACCGTTTGTAACGATTGTAACCATATCGACAAACGCTATTTAAAAGAATGTCCCAAATGCCACAGTCAAAATGTGGATTATCTGACCCGCGTTATCGGTTATATGAAACGTATCAGCAATTTCTCACAACCTCGGCAGAAGGAAGCTCATATCAGACATTATGCTACGTTACACTGATTACGATATAGTCTTTCAGGAAGTACCGGACGAAATAACGTTGGCGATCAACATATCTAACTGTCCCAACCGGTGCAAAGGTTGCCATAGCCCCTATTTACTGAAAGATATCGGCGAGCCTTTGACAGAAGAAAACCTTTCCGCACTTCTCAAGAAGTACGGAAAGGCCATTACCTGTGTCTGCTTCATGGGTGGAGATGCTTCACCTGCAGATATCAAACAATTAGCGGAATATCTGCATCATCAGACTGTTACTCCGGTAAAAGTCGGATGGTATTCGGGAAAACCCGAGCTATCCCCGGCTATCGACCTGAAATTCTTTGAATACATCAAACTAGGTCCCTATATCGAGCATTTGGGCGGATTGAAATCCCCCACAACAAACCAACGTTTCTACCGTATCGAGAACGGGATGATGAAAGACATCACCTACCGGTTCTTTTCTACAGCGAAATGACAGACAGTTAGAACCGGACCGGTTTACCGCTTTTGGCACTCTTTATGGCAGATTCAAGAATCTCTACTACAACCAGGTTGTTCTCCAGCGAAGACAAATCGGTGGGAGCAACCTGTATTTCTTTACGAACAGCCGCTTTTAGATAATAGAAAGAATCATTATAAGGAACTTCCAATGCAGGAGGTTGTACCGTCGTCTCTTTCCGATCGGTGTAAATACGCATGGAAGTCGGTGTGTCCTGATAAATATATCCTTTAGTACCATAAATATGCATATCTTTTCGTCCTTTCGGCCAGTTCCACGATCCCATGATCTGTACGGTTGCAGAAGGATATTCCACCAGGATCGTCGCATCATCGTCTACGTTCGGATATTTATCCGGTTTAAATTGTTTCAATACGGCATATACACTTTTCGGTTTCTCTCCATTCATCAACCAGGTAACCAAATTAGCACCATAACAACCGAAATCGATAACCGCCCCTCCACCGTTCAGCTTCGGATCAGTCAGCCAGTCAGTGAATTCTTTTCCACACCCAATCTCGATGGGCCCTTCATGCCCGTCATAAACCTCTATACGGTTAATCTTTCCGATTGCATTATCTTCCTTTATTAGACGATAAGCTTCATGATTAGTATTATACCATGTCGTTTCATAATTGGTTAGTAACAAGGTATTATTTTTACGGGCCAGTTCTGCCATCCGGTTAGCATGTTGCATATTAACAGCTAAAGGTTTCTCGACCATTACATGAATACCACGCGGTGCACAAGCCTCTACAACAGCCAGATGATCATAAATAGAACCATAAGCTACCACCACTTCTGGCTTCGTCTTATCCAGCATCTCCCCCAGATCGGCATAAAAAAGAGAAGCATCCAGCTTCTTTCGTAACGGATTATTTTCTCTTAACCGTTCATCCGGTTCAGCAACTCCGACAACTTCAAAATCACCTCTGTCCATACGAATAATGACTTCATGAAGATGTCCGTGCGATACCCCGGCTACCCCCAGGCGGAGCGGTTTAGAATTTTGAGCACTTAAGATAAATGGCATGTAAACGATCGACATAAATAAAAATGTCCTGATTATCTTGTATATATTCATGGCCTATATAATAGAATTGTTTGTGACAAAGATATAAATATTTTTGTACCTTTGCCCCTCATAAAAATAAGAATAGATAACATATATAACAATAAAAAAGATGGCAAAAGAGCTGAAAGAACTGACCAAGAGAAGTGTAAACTACTCCCAGTGGTACCAGGATCTGGTTATTAAAGCGGATTTAGCAGAGAACTCTGCTGTACGTGGCTGTATGGTTATCAAACCTTACGGATACGCTATTTGGGAAAAAATGCAACGTATCCTCGATGATATGTTCAAAGAAACAGGACACGTAAACGCTTACTTCCCGCTGTTGATCCCGAAATCATTCTTAAGCAAAGAAGCCGAACACGTAGAAGGTTTCGCCAAAGAATGTGCAGTTGTTACACATTATCGTCTGAAAACGAATCACGACGGTACAGGTGTTGTTGTCGACCCGGCAGCTAAACTGGAAGAAGAACTGATCATTCGCCCGACATCAGAAACAATCATTTGGAATACATACCGCAATTGGATCCAGTCTTATCGCGACCTGCCTATCTTATGTAACCAGTGGGCAAACGTAATGCGTTGGGAAATGCGTACCCGTCTGTTCCTTCGTACTGCCGAATTCCTGTGGCAGGAAGGACATACCGCTCACGCAACCCGCGAAGAAGCAGAGATCGAAGCAAAGAAGATGCAGCAAGTATATGCAAATTTTGCCGAAAACTATATGGCTATGCCGGTCGTTAAAGGCGTAAAGTCTGCCAGTGAACGTTTTGCAGGAGCTTTGGATACCTATACGATCGAAGCTATGATGCAGGACGGAAAAGCATTGCAGGCAGGAACTTCCCACTTCCTGGGACAGAACTTCGGTAAGGCATTCGACGTTACTTTCATCGACAAAGAAGGTAAGAGCGACTACGCATGGGCAACTTCATGGGGGGTTTCTACCCGTCTGATCGGTGCGCTTATCATGTCTCACTCGGATGATAACGGTTTGGTATTGCCTCCGCACCTCGCTCCTATCCAGGTTGTAATTATTCCGATCTACCGTAACGACGAACAGCTGGCACAGATCAGCGAAAAGGTGAGCGGTATCGTTGCCAAGCTGAAGAAGATGGGTATTTCCGTTAAGTTCGACGATGCAGATAATAAGAAACCGGGCTGGAAGTTCGCCGAATACGAACTGAAAGGTGTTCCTGTACGTCTGGCTATGGGTGGACGCGACCTGGAAAACAATACGATCGAAGTAATGCGTCGCGATACGTTGGAAAAAGAAACCATCACTTGCGACGGTATCGAAAAATACGTACAGAACCTGTTGGAAGAAATCCAGCAGAACATCTTCCAGAAAGCACTCGACCATCGTACAGCTTGCACGGTCACAGTCGACACTTACGAAGAATTCAAGGAAAAGATCGAAGAAGGCCTCTTCATCATGGCTCACTGGGACGGTACTCCTGAAACAGAAGAGTTGATCAAGAACGAGACGAAAGCAACTATCCGTTGTATCCCTCTGGAAGGAGACAAGACACCGGGTAAATGTATGGTTACCGGCAAACCTTCCGCACAACGCGTATTGTTTGCACGAGCTTACTAAGCAATAATACTAAAATATGAAAAGCGGTAAATAACCTTGAGAAACGAGGTGTTTATCGCTTTTTTATATTCACACAGAAAAGTATTCTCGTTTTCATCCCTTGTTGTATCATTTTACATAGAATAAATATCAAAATTCAAAGTCTGCTCAATATTCAAAACTCTAATTTTGTAGAAAGATAATTATATACTTTTATTCTATCATAACTTAATACAAATACAGATGAAAACAACCTTATCCTCCTTATTGGCCGCTTTAGTTTTCATACTGGCAGGATGCACATCCAGCCAAACGGTCGATATAAAAGACCTCCGGGTTGAAATGAAAGAAAATCCGATCGGTATCGGAGTATCGCAACCCCGCTTTATGTGGAAAATCTCCTCCGTATCTCCCGATCTCATTCAGACCTCGTATCAGATACAGGTCGCCGAATCTCCCGAGAATCTAACTAACGGAAAAGATTTAGTTTGGGACAGTGGCGAGGTTAAAAGTGACGAGTCCGTACAGATACCTTACGCAGGAAGCCCGCTACAATCCTGCAAACAATACTTCTGGCGTGTTAAAGCCAACACCAACCAGGGTACCACCAATTGGAGTAAAACAAACTCCTGGTCGATGACACTTAACCCATCCGATTGGAAAGCAACGTGGATCGGAGAAAACAAACTGTCCAATGCCGGAGAAACAAATGAAGGAAAAACCCGTCTTGCCGCACGCTATCTCCGTAAAGAGTTCGTTGCAAACAAACCTATTCAAAGAGCCGTCTTATACATTTCAGGTCTCGGTTTCTCCGAATCTTACATCAACGGAAAACCCGTTAGCGAAGATATTTTTGCACCCGGCCCCTCCTGGTATCCTAACCGGGTATATTATAATGTATATGATGTAACCGATCTATTGTCAAAGGATAAAAACACGATCGGTATCGCCTTAGGTAACGGACGCTATTTCGGCATGAGAGATAAACAGGAAACTTTACCTTCTTTACTCGCACAGTTGGAGATCGAGTATGCTGACGGTTCGCAGTCAACCATTATCAGTGACACCTCCTGGAAAGTAACCTCCAAAGGCCCTATCGTTGCCAATAACGAATTCGATGGAGAAGAATACGATGCCCGACTAGAACTGAACGGATGGAACAAAAACGGTTTCGACGACTCCAAATGGCAAACGGCAGATGTTATGGCCACACCTCCGGGAGAACTAACCGTACAAGCCAACCCGAACCTTCGCATCCAGGAAGAAATCAAACCCGTCAGCATCACCGAAAGACCGGACGGTAAATACATCATCGATATGGGTCAGAACATGGTAGGCAGACTGGCTATCAACCTGAAAGGAAAGAAAGACCAACCTATCACAATGAAGTTTGCCGAGATACTGAAAGAAGACGGTTCACTTTACCTGGACAACCTGCGTAGCGCCAATGTCTTCGATATTTATACACCGGCACAGGATGGTAATTTCAGTTGGGAACCGACATTCGTTTATCACGGATTCCGTTTTGTAGAAATCTCGGGACTCGACTATAAACCGGAATTAACCGCCTTCACCGGAAAAGTAATCTATGACAAAATGAAAACGACCGGAAAGTTCGAAACCTCCAACCCACTGGTCAACCAGATCTATAAAAACGCCTACTGGGGTATCCGCGGTAACTACCGTGGAATGCCGACCGACTGCCCACAGCGTGACGAGCGCCACGGCTGGTTGGGCGACCGTGTAACCGGAGCTTACGGAGAAGCATTCATCTTCAACAATGCTCTCCTCTATAACAAATGGTTGCAGGATATCGAAGACTCTCAGAGCCCCGAAGGAAGTATTTCCGATGTATCTCCACGCTATTGGACCATATATAACGACGATGTCACCTGGCCTGCCGCCTACTTCTATGTTGCCAACCTGTTATATCGCCAATATGGTGACAAGAGCGGTATTATCAGACACTACCCGTCCATGAAACGCTGGATGCAGCATATCGAACAAACAGCCATGAAAGATTATATCATCGTAAAAGACACATACGGTGACTGGTGTATGCCCCCGGAATCGCAGGAATTGATCCATTCGCAGGATCCGGCCCGTAAAACCGACGGTGCTATCCTCTCTACCAGCATGTACTACAGCCTATTGAACATGATGAGTGAATTTGCTCAAATCTGCGGACAAGACAACGATATCCCTGTATACCGTGAACTTGCAGCCAAAATGAAAGAGGCTTACAATACAAAATTCTTCAATCCGGAAACTGCCCAATACGGCAACAACACCGTTACAGCCAACATATTGTCATTACGTCTCGGTCTTGTACCGGAAGGATACGGAGAAAAAGTTTTTGCCAACATCGTAAAGAAAACAGAAGAAGACTTCGGAGGCCACGTAAGCACCGGTGTTCTGGGTATCCAACACCTGATGCGCGGCTTGACCGAATACGGCCGGGTAGATATGGCTTGGAAAATCGCTACCAACGACACCTACCCAAGCTGGGGCTATATGGTGAAGAAAGGTGCCACCACCATCTGGGAATTATGGAACGGAGACACAGCTGATCCAGCCATGAACTCAGCCAACCATGTCATGTTACTGGGTGACCTGATCATCTGGTACTACGAAGACCTGGCAGGAATTAAGTCCGCTCCGGAATCGATTGCTTACAAGAAACTGATCATGGCCCCGGTATTCCCTGAGGGATTAAACTCAGTGTCTGCGGCCTACGAAT encodes the following:
- a CDS encoding Gfo/Idh/MocA family protein, with amino-acid sequence MNIYKIIRTFLFMSIVYMPFILSAQNSKPLRLGVAGVSHGHLHEVIIRMDRGDFEVVGVAEPDERLRENNPLRKKLDASLFYADLGEMLDKTKPEVVVAYGSIYDHLAVVEACAPRGIHVMVEKPLAVNMQHANRMAELARKNNTLLLTNYETTWYNTNHEAYRLIKEDNAIGKINRIEVYDGHEGPIEIGCGKEFTDWLTDPKLNGGGAVIDFGCYGANLVTWLMNGEKPKSVYAVLKQFKPDKYPNVDDDATILVEYPSATVQIMGSWNWPKGRKDMHIYGTKGYIYQDTPTSMRIYTDRKETTVQPPALEVPYNDSFYYLKAAVRKEIQVAPTDLSSLENNLVVVEILESAIKSAKSGKPVRF
- the nrdG gene encoding anaerobic ribonucleoside-triphosphate reductase activating protein produces the protein MLRYTDYDIVFQEVPDEITLAINISNCPNRCKGCHSPYLLKDIGEPLTEENLSALLKKYGKAITCVCFMGGDASPADIKQLAEYLHHQTVTPVKVGWYSGKPELSPAIDLKFFEYIKLGPYIEHLGGLKSPTTNQRFYRIENGMMKDITYRFFSTAK
- the proS gene encoding proline--tRNA ligase codes for the protein MAKELKELTKRSVNYSQWYQDLVIKADLAENSAVRGCMVIKPYGYAIWEKMQRILDDMFKETGHVNAYFPLLIPKSFLSKEAEHVEGFAKECAVVTHYRLKTNHDGTGVVVDPAAKLEEELIIRPTSETIIWNTYRNWIQSYRDLPILCNQWANVMRWEMRTRLFLRTAEFLWQEGHTAHATREEAEIEAKKMQQVYANFAENYMAMPVVKGVKSASERFAGALDTYTIEAMMQDGKALQAGTSHFLGQNFGKAFDVTFIDKEGKSDYAWATSWGVSTRLIGALIMSHSDDNGLVLPPHLAPIQVVIIPIYRNDEQLAQISEKVSGIVAKLKKMGISVKFDDADNKKPGWKFAEYELKGVPVRLAMGGRDLENNTIEVMRRDTLEKETITCDGIEKYVQNLLEEIQQNIFQKALDHRTACTVTVDTYEEFKEKIEEGLFIMAHWDGTPETEELIKNETKATIRCIPLEGDKTPGKCMVTGKPSAQRVLFARAY
- the nrdD gene encoding anaerobic ribonucleoside-triphosphate reductase, which codes for MISTEIFIVKRDGKKEVFSLDKIKNAIAKAFLSVGSFATQEVITNILSRISVSEGTSVEDIQNQVEVALMAEHYYAVAKSYMLYRQKHLEDREVRDKLRFLLDYCDASNPATGSKYDANANVENKNIATLIGELPKSNFIRLNRRLLTDRLKDMYGKEVSDRYLELLNHHFIYKNDETNLANYCASITMYPWLISGTASVGGNSTAPTNLKSFCGGFINMVFIVSSMLSGACATPEFLMYMNYFVGLEYGKDYYRHADDVVDLSSKQRTIDKMITDCFEQIVYSINQPTGARNFQAVFWNIAYYDKYYFNSLFENFVFPDGSKPDWDSLNWLQKRFMKWFNKERTRNILTFPVETMALLSKDGDVLDKEYGDFTAEMYAEGHSFFTYMSDNADSLSSCCRLRNEIQDNGFSYTLGAGGVSTGSKSVLTINLNRCIQHAVKSGILYPFFLEEVIDLVHKVQLAYNENLKQLQAKGMLPLFDAGYINMNRQYLTIGVNGLVEAAQFMGIEINDNPKYEAFVQEILGMVEKYNKKYRSKEVLFNCEMIPAENVGVKHAKWDKEAGYQTFRDCYNSYFYIVEDTTLNVVDKFRIHGRRYIEHLTGGSALHMNLEEHLSKEQYRQLLRVSAIEGCNYFTFNIPNTVCNDCNHIDKRYLKECPKCHSQNVDYLTRVIGYMKRISNFSQPRQKEAHIRHYATLH
- a CDS encoding alpha-L-rhamnosidase — its product is MKTTLSSLLAALVFILAGCTSSQTVDIKDLRVEMKENPIGIGVSQPRFMWKISSVSPDLIQTSYQIQVAESPENLTNGKDLVWDSGEVKSDESVQIPYAGSPLQSCKQYFWRVKANTNQGTTNWSKTNSWSMTLNPSDWKATWIGENKLSNAGETNEGKTRLAARYLRKEFVANKPIQRAVLYISGLGFSESYINGKPVSEDIFAPGPSWYPNRVYYNVYDVTDLLSKDKNTIGIALGNGRYFGMRDKQETLPSLLAQLEIEYADGSQSTIISDTSWKVTSKGPIVANNEFDGEEYDARLELNGWNKNGFDDSKWQTADVMATPPGELTVQANPNLRIQEEIKPVSITERPDGKYIIDMGQNMVGRLAINLKGKKDQPITMKFAEILKEDGSLYLDNLRSANVFDIYTPAQDGNFSWEPTFVYHGFRFVEISGLDYKPELTAFTGKVIYDKMKTTGKFETSNPLVNQIYKNAYWGIRGNYRGMPTDCPQRDERHGWLGDRVTGAYGEAFIFNNALLYNKWLQDIEDSQSPEGSISDVSPRYWTIYNDDVTWPAAYFYVANLLYRQYGDKSGIIRHYPSMKRWMQHIEQTAMKDYIIVKDTYGDWCMPPESQELIHSQDPARKTDGAILSTSMYYSLLNMMSEFAQICGQDNDIPVYRELAAKMKEAYNTKFFNPETAQYGNNTVTANILSLRLGLVPEGYGEKVFANIVKKTEEDFGGHVSTGVLGIQHLMRGLTEYGRVDMAWKIATNDTYPSWGYMVKKGATTIWELWNGDTADPAMNSANHVMLLGDLIIWYYEDLAGIKSAPESIAYKKLIMAPVFPEGLNSVSAAYESVYGEITSAWKKENGTFSWDITIPGNTSAVVRIPKEFQIKQSNQPGIRKVSDTATYTEIEIGSGSYHFAN